The following proteins come from a genomic window of Verrucomicrobiota bacterium:
- a CDS encoding thermonuclease family protein, with translation MKIAAILAPLIALILLSPVDGHSGRTNASGCHNNRQTGGYHCHNSRPPESETINGDTAPSLSDIAVGAWSVVSVSDGDTIRVRQANNTITVRLACIDAPEIAQAPYGANARSRLQALLPFGSTVRLNPVDKDRYGRIMAETFRQNSNINLALVQEGAAVAYRQYLSNCDSDQYLASEIYARQNQLGFWAQPNPVMPWDYRRQN, from the coding sequence ATGAAAATCGCCGCTATTCTTGCCCCATTGATTGCACTAATCCTGCTTTCCCCAGTAGATGGTCACTCCGGACGAACTAATGCAAGTGGATGCCATAATAATCGGCAAACTGGCGGCTACCACTGTCACAATAGCCGCCCCCCGGAATCAGAAACCATTAATGGAGATACTGCGCCCTCACTTTCAGATATAGCCGTTGGAGCGTGGAGTGTCGTTTCCGTAAGCGATGGAGATACGATTCGAGTCAGACAAGCTAATAACACCATAACTGTTCGTCTTGCCTGTATAGATGCTCCTGAAATTGCCCAGGCTCCATATGGAGCTAATGCTCGTTCCAGACTTCAAGCACTGCTTCCATTTGGCAGCACGGTTAGACTCAATCCAGTTGACAAGGACCGTTATGGTCGAATTATGGCAGAAACGTTCCGACAGAATTCAAATATCAATCTTGCACTGGTACAGGAGGGGGCAGCGGTTGCATATCGGCAATACTTAAGTAACTGCGATAGCGATCAGTACCTGGCATCTGAAATCTATGCACGTCAGAATCAACTTGGGTTCTGGGCACAACCTAACCCTGTGATGCCTTGGGATTACAGAAGACAGAACTGA